The genome window CGACGGTCTGAAGAGCGAGGCGATCGTTCTGATCCCTCTTTCTCGGTCCATTAACGTATTCGCCTAACGAGGAGAGTGAGATGCGCGAGGTTATCGATTTAGCATGCACGGTCTGCAAGCAGCGGAATTATTCGACCAACAAGAATAAGAAGAACGATCCGGACCGGTTGGAGCGCAATAAGTTCTGCAAGTTCTGTCGGAAGCATATTGCCCACAAAGAAGTGAAGTAGGCTGAAGCCGGTGTCATGCCGGTGATGCGGATCCTGTAGGGGCATGGTGTCAATGGCAGCACCTCGGTCTCCAAAACCGATGGTCTAGGTTCAAATCCTAGTGCCCCTGCCACATCGGGCATGCTCGGGAGCGGTGTGATGGTTGCGGGGCTGCGCTGGATGATGGGTGGAAGAGGCGGAGGGGCTGATGTTTAAGCGGATGATTGAATCCATACGGCTGTTCCTCGCGGAAGTTCGCGCGGAGTTGAAGAAGGTGTCGTTTCCGACCAGGGCTGAAACTATTGGCTCAACGACTGTGGTCATCGTGTTTTGTATTCTGATGTCGCTCTATTTATCGGTGATCGACTCGTTCCTGGTGTGGTTGGTCAGCAAGATTATTTGATCGTTCGACGGATGTGCGTCTCGCGGAGGCGCGTCCTGATTTCTTGACCTGAGGGTGGGGCATGACAAAAAACTGGTACGTCATTCATACGTACGCGGGGTTTGAGGGACGCGTGAAGACCAGCCTCTTGGAGCGAGCCAGTCAGATGGGGCTCGTCGAGAAGCTTGGGCAGGTCCTGGTTCCGACCGAGGATGTGATTGAAATCAAGGACGGGAAGCGGCGGACGTCGCGGCGAAAGTTTTTCCCCGGCTATGTGTTGGTCGAGCTGGAGACGCCGTTGCAGGACGAGACGATGCAGATGATCAAGGAGACCCCGAAGGTCACCGGATTCGTGGGAGGCGGTGCGCTCCCGCTTCCGCTGACGACGGAGGAAGTTGAGTCGCTGCTCAAGCAGGTCGATGCCGGACAGTCCGGGCCGCGCGAGCAGGTAAAGTTCATCAAGGGCGACAATGTCCGCATCGTCGACGGCCCGTTCCTGGGATTCAATGGGTTGGTGGACGAGGTGGATCAGGATCACAGTCGGTTGAAGTTGATGGTCAGTATTTTCGGGCGCTCGACGCCGGTGGAACTGGGGTTCCTGCAGGTTGAGCGAATTTAAGGTGTGCTGTTGTTGCCGTTGAACGTGGCAGTGCTGACGTTCTGAGGAGATTTACATGGCAAAGGAAGTATCCGCTCTTATCAAGTTGCAGATTCCTGCTGGGAAGGCTAATCCGGCTCCTCCCGTCGGCCCGTCGCTCGGTCAGCACGGCGTCAACATCATGGAGTTCTGCAAGCAGTTCAACGCCAAGACCCAGAAGGAAGGCGACAGCATTATTCCGGTGGTCATCACCGTGTATAAGGATCGATCCTTCACCTTCATTATGAAGACGCCTCCGGCGTCGGATCTGTTGAAGAAAGCGGCGGGTATCATCAAGGGATCGGGCGTGCCGCAAAAAGATAAAGTCGGAAAGATCACTCAGGCTCAGCTGCGCGACATCGCCCAGAAGAAGCAGTCTGATTTGAATGCGGCCGACCTGGAAGG of Nitrospira lenta contains these proteins:
- the nusG gene encoding transcription termination/antitermination protein NusG, with amino-acid sequence MTKNWYVIHTYAGFEGRVKTSLLERASQMGLVEKLGQVLVPTEDVIEIKDGKRRTSRRKFFPGYVLVELETPLQDETMQMIKETPKVTGFVGGGALPLPLTTEEVESLLKQVDAGQSGPREQVKFIKGDNVRIVDGPFLGFNGLVDEVDQDHSRLKLMVSIFGRSTPVELGFLQVERI
- the secE gene encoding preprotein translocase subunit SecE, translated to MFKRMIESIRLFLAEVRAELKKVSFPTRAETIGSTTVVIVFCILMSLYLSVIDSFLVWLVSKII
- the rplK gene encoding 50S ribosomal protein L11, encoding MAKEVSALIKLQIPAGKANPAPPVGPSLGQHGVNIMEFCKQFNAKTQKEGDSIIPVVITVYKDRSFTFIMKTPPASDLLKKAAGIIKGSGVPQKDKVGKITQAQLRDIAQKKQSDLNAADLEGAIKIIAGTARSMGVVVQG
- the rpmG gene encoding 50S ribosomal protein L33, which gives rise to MREVIDLACTVCKQRNYSTNKNKKNDPDRLERNKFCKFCRKHIAHKEVK